The segment ACATCTTTCGTTGACTGACTTATCTTCTTTGAAAGTTTTTGCTTTTTAAGAGATTCACTTTGATTCAAAGCGTTGGAATTATGTTCTTCGAATTCGTTTATGCTGTCATCGTCACTAACACTCACCGAACTCTTGAGAGAGGTTTTCTTAGAGTTTTTGGACTTTGACTTATCAACATCTGGTGAGATTTTGTCTACTCCTAGTCTTTCTACAAGTGACTGCTCACTGTGATGCAGTGAACTGTGTGAATTACTACTGTCCACAACAGGTCTGAATTCTTTTAATGGTCTAGTCAAATGACTTTTTgatgcattcttttttttactatttgaaCTGTCAGATTTCTGGGATGCATTTGCACTATTGGAACTGTTGCCGCTAGTATTAGACAGAGTTCCCATTTTTTTGCTGGAGTAATAAAAATGGATGGGATATTGACGTTTGTCTCTCATGGCTTCGCTTGACATCAGCAAACTACGATTCCGCAAACCAGGAGGTCGACTATTTGATTCCTCAAGAATTTCATTACTAGAAGAATTTAATAAACCAGATAGTCTCTTCAGCTCCCGACtactatttttattcttttcttgACGAGTGAAGTTTTGGGAATCATTTTCAGAAATTGTGTTGTTAGAGTTACCGAGAGTCTCATGGGAACGCTGGACAACATCTTTTgattttttacttctttttggCTGAGATGTTTCCAGATGAGCTTCAGACTCAGAACTTTGAGGAATATGGTCATGGCTACTCTGTTTAGTAAGCAAAACCTTTGACTGCTCCTGGGCGTGCCCTACAGAACTGTCCACATTTTCTGTTGAATGTTTCCTTTTTGATGTAGATTTAACAGACAAATCAaaccctttttttattttctcttttttattctttttcttcttatcAAAGAAATGCTTTTTTTGGGATCTGTCTTTATTCTCTTTATCAACACTAATTTCCTCAGTTGAATCATCTCTGTCAGAGAGGTTCTTAGTATTACTTCGAAGTTTTTTCTTCTCAAAATCTGAAGAGTTTAATGTAGAAGACTTTTTCTTAGGGGAATCATTCAGCATGAATTTTCCATCATCTTTCTCCTCGTTAACAGAACTTTCACGTATCTTTTGTAAGGACTTGATAAGTGAGGAATTTTCTGactgaaaacaaaattgaaaaaaaatctattcacTGAGCTAATATGTATGTCCACAATTTTAACAACTTGATCAAATAaatgaggagaaaaaaaaacaatacaaataatgttataatataatacaataagATATAAAGGTCAAAGTTAAGTTTCCCTTtttagatcttgcaatctatggggcagatgatgttaagatcatctgtttctatggccaacagttaacaagcagggtgttatgtggccagcacaatgaccaatcatctttactttccctaactaaagtcaggtacccattagagttgggtggactcaggggcactcTTAAAATccaagaaattcaaaatcccagtcttcactgagattggAACGCAGGACCCTAGGTTCAGAAGCCGAACccttaaccgctcagccaccgtgcccccTACAATaagatataattaatataatttaccTTGTTTGATTTGGGAGACTTGGAACCttttaatttattgttaatCAATTTTCCAAAGGTAAAAGTTCGCTTTGAAGTTTTCCAGtggctttgaaaaaaaaaaaagaaacattagttgttgttttaaaatcacaaatgtcacaaaaaaaaattaacatcacAACAAATCTGATTATTAAGcaaaagagaaataatgtgaaatcaattacatttttaaaaatgtgtttgataaaAATTCTAAATTGTCAAGTGTTTTCCAGCAACCTGGGctttaaagaaaatctttaaCCTGGTGTCTAGGATGCATTTTTGTCTTCAAGTAAGAAGAGCACCTGAAGGTCAATAATAAAGTTCAATTAAAAAGGGGTGTGACGGGCACTACTGAAGTGTGAGAGAACTTTGATGCAGTAGAGCACACATGTAGACATATGTAATGGGCGCAATTGTCATAAGACCATCTTCATTTTCAGAAAGACGTATGTATTGTTTTGTTCATGCTAAAGATATCCAAAGATCCATTATGTCACTTaggaaaaatttttttgttctgtcaTAAGAAAAATGGGTAGATGCTAGAACTGCATTGTGAAGATATATTAGAATATATATCTTCTTCAAAAAATGCTTTCAAATTATCCAGTTATATGCTGCAAAGGTTTGGGGAGGGTctgatatatctatatatataggcaaCACAACTCGCAAGCTACCATATAACCTTATTAAGGCTCccaataaataatatctggacttataaaAAGCCACATAGGTCAACATAGCTTATGTAGGACCTTTTCAAGACATTCTATTAAATAGTAATACATTACTAAGCTAAGGCTTAGAGCTTTGTGAGTGACTtccaaaaatctaaatttaactaTCAGTACTACagtaaatgaaattattattaaatattattaaacattaaacaataaaacatgagAGGCATAGGGATGGATGAGGAATTCAACattgtaataatattaatatatataattataataatatagtatAATAAGAATTtagtatataattatattaatattattattatattattaattttttacctAGCTAGGTCTAACCATTACACTAATGACAGAGCTGTTAACattcaaaccaaaaaaaatggtGCAGACTGGATGGCGCGATTTACCATAatagtgttacgaatgaacagtgacaggtagaggtcactatgtgtgaccccggtgagatgacacagcaccgagtgttatctggaatctatgcgtgtaaacaaagacaggatgtgacgtgcctcacgtgttgttccaggggacgaacagatttacgaaggggggcattgtgacaaatgaacagtgacagtaggtgtcctctggaatcgacatgtataaacaacgacaggatgtgatgtttcctcccatgttgttccagaggatactagaaGTGTTTTTGCAATAATGGACAAACGAGTAGGGACTGTAGATAAACCAgagagttcatgtgaaaagagggAGGACAGTCATCGTTACTGtggtctactgtgcgagacagtagaagagagtggattaatatagatcttttaatctaatagaaacaaaaatgatattaatataTTCTGTACTTACGAAAATCTGCGAGGGGGTGTTGGTGACGGATCCATAGCCATAGAATTAGAAATGATAGATGATTTAGATttttagtcttagatctagaatctagaccctTTGACTCTAGCTTTTTACCTTGGCCTTTTATTTccaaaatttgaaaataattagattattagatagatctagatctaatgatctattaaattctattaattagaatttaaacaataaaataatgaataattctAATTAGTAGTAATTACTAGTataagtattagatctagtgtctaactgatcaataaaattaaatttgcatatttatttagaatccTAGACTCTAGATCGAGAATTACCATTCTCTCAAgtcattaaaatcttaataaagctagaatctactaatctagatctactattttcAATCTATTATTCTCTCAAATCATTTCTGATGTTCTCTAATATTGAAGTTATGATATTGAAAAGGCGTAAGATAATATGGACTGGATGTTGTTTATTGTcgaaaaataaagttaaataagGCTATAAGCGTattgaaaataatgtaaatcTTCTAGTCTAGAAGTTTCTAGTCTAGAccttctgttaaaaaaaaaactttttttaattgttatttttgtttggcgtatatctagatttagtgagCATAAAAAATGGTCACTATAAATATttaagagatctagatctaggtttaagAAAAATATATCAGCTTGGACGTCAACAAAGAATGAAGATGAGATTGTTTCCCTTTGTCCATGGAAAATAAGTGAAAACAACAAATGATGTGTGGGGCAGGGTGGGCTGACCTTGACTTGTAAGGTttcagacgttccttcaaaaatgaagatcaCTACATCGGAGACTTCCTAACGACCGAACCCAAACACCCCACATGACGGTAGGGGATGTTTGAACCCGTAACTATGAACGGGACGTGTCCGACAGTCGGAGCGCATAACACGTGACCAAAGTTATAGATATGAATAGTAAGGGAAGCAAAAGaaagatttataataataattattataataatccgtattatccataaggaaatttgtcttacaatttgtgcattacaccaaacaaaatattataataatagaaaaccaaaatatacattcacaccagactcactcataattaaCATGCGAAAATTGTATATCAGATATTTTCTAATTAATGATTCTATTTCcagataaacaaataaataattgtttgtaaGATCTAATTTTAGTCTAACGTGATTGTTATGTGATATGTGCATTCTCGTTCCAGAAACGGCCTTGTGGGGCCcaaggcaaagtgaatttggtggccccaaaggAAAAAAAGCGTAGAACTAGAATTACGCAACTGATTAAAAAACTGTAGGCCTACGTATCTAAATCGAAAAATAACTGACATTCATATATCGCAATTTCCGCACCACAAAGTCAGAGCTAGACTAGATATAGTAAACATAGAGATCTATAGAGGCAGAAGattcaaagtaaagtagcaatcatacataaaacactgaaccataatcttcaaatacaaaaacaaaatttaataaaatactctgaaagacacaaagataaaggtacattcctcattccatatgctaggacaaatttgtataaatgctccttcttccctagtgctattagagcatggaatataTGGGT is part of the Biomphalaria glabrata chromosome 2, xgBioGlab47.1, whole genome shotgun sequence genome and harbors:
- the LOC106052787 gene encoding serine/arginine repetitive matrix protein 5-like is translated as MAMDPSPTPPRRFSHWKTSKRTFTFGKLINNKLKGSKSPKSNKSENSSLIKSLQKIRESSVNEEKDDGKFMLNDSPKKKSSTLNSSDFEKKKLRSNTKNLSDRDDSTEEISVDKENKDRSQKKHFFDKKKKNKKEKIKKGFDLSVKSTSKRKHSTENVDSSVGHAQEQSKVLLTKQSSHDHIPQSSESEAHLETSQPKRSKKSKDVVQRSHETLGNSNNTISENDSQNFTRQEKNKNSSRELKRLSGLLNSSSNEILEESNSRPPGLRNRSLLMSSEAMRDKRQYPIHFYYSSKKMGTLSNTSGNSSNSANASQKSDSSNSKKKNASKSHLTRPLKEFRPVVDSSNSHSSLHHSEQSLVERLGVDKISPDVDKSKSKNSKKTSLKSSVSVSDDDSINEFEEHNSNALNQSESLKKQKLSKKISQSTKDVKIAQDKPNHNSEIVRVKQNMKRKPEATSQLHLANQQSSVKKMKLGRNNQDDRKKNNDSFKNVQSSVHTYPPPISIPSLQKNSETSKSRPNGLRNNSLLTSPASKQYPISYYYSSKHPTDANCSVENEYSPPKKHVKSSSSIRGDVNDSDTASQQSPEVPAGQKKSSVKPSSLKAGKVSVSDSVFLTNSLSRQHSKGRDTTEPTNKSPEPLPAGMKKKIASRKRSSSQATINSVMIKSQENSINSTVLNSQKTQRRRNLIKDLATIEENVSPQAKKKDKRRSVQVRCEEGTSRPGSDVTAFDVLLENIESIEQKLMEDELDMNNQRIVTKVMNDLKHQLEQLLMKRLDLKSIERELRKTKARCSQLKEDISKKQKDNMELSSQVQALQNKDLDLLLVSGWMTDYTKLMETLDNQLG